In one Chryseobacterium camelliae genomic region, the following are encoded:
- a CDS encoding NADH-quinone oxidoreductase subunit C, with the protein MTNEFVLEAITREFPESVISSSEPYGMLTIEVKKEDIKKIIHYLKDSSLEFNFLTDICGIHYPEYPEKEIGVVYHLHNMMANFRLRLKIFMSRENIEVDSLVELYAGANWMERETFDFFGIKFKGHPDLRPILNMEDLGYHPMLKEYRLEDGTRTDKNDSMFGR; encoded by the coding sequence ATGACAAACGAATTTGTATTAGAAGCAATCACAAGAGAATTTCCGGAGTCTGTAATCTCAAGCTCGGAGCCGTACGGAATGCTGACGATTGAGGTGAAGAAAGAAGACATCAAGAAGATCATTCATTATCTTAAAGATTCATCTTTAGAGTTTAATTTTCTTACAGATATCTGTGGAATCCATTACCCGGAATATCCGGAGAAAGAAATAGGTGTTGTTTATCATTTGCATAATATGATGGCTAATTTCAGATTGCGACTAAAAATCTTTATGTCCAGAGAAAATATCGAAGTAGATTCTTTAGTAGAATTATATGCAGGAGCCAACTGGATGGAAAGAGAAACTTTTGATTTCTTCGGAATTAAATTTAAAGGACATCCTGATCTTAGACCTATTTTAAATATGGAAGATCTCGGATACCACCCAATGTTGAAGGAATATCGTTTGGAAGACGGAACAAGAACCGATAAGAACGACAGCATGTTCGGAAGATAA
- a CDS encoding IMPACT family protein, producing the protein MQFEYKTIERPIENTLLKEKGSKFIGFAFPVDNEAELKNALEKIRAEHPKATHHCYAFRMGLNGENYRANDDGEPSGSAGLPIYNQLLANEITNVLIISVRYYGGTKLGVSGLVKAYKESAKITLEEANIITKELEIDIEIQFNFNQQNIIFTLLSKFDARIINFDSQEKASIVAKIKLKHKDEIVNALSNLQFVEYTL; encoded by the coding sequence ATGCAATTCGAATATAAAACCATCGAAAGACCCATCGAAAACACTTTATTAAAGGAAAAAGGAAGCAAATTCATCGGCTTTGCCTTTCCTGTAGATAATGAAGCAGAACTGAAGAACGCTTTGGAAAAAATAAGAGCGGAACATCCGAAAGCAACACATCATTGCTATGCTTTCCGAATGGGTTTGAATGGTGAAAATTATCGTGCAAACGACGATGGAGAACCTTCAGGAAGTGCGGGTCTGCCAATTTACAATCAGCTTTTAGCAAATGAAATCACCAACGTTCTGATTATTTCAGTCCGGTATTACGGCGGAACAAAACTCGGGGTTTCCGGCCTGGTAAAAGCATACAAGGAATCTGCAAAAATCACATTGGAAGAAGCGAATATCATCACCAAAGAATTGGAAATAGATATTGAAATTCAATTTAACTTTAATCAGCAGAATATCATTTTCACCTTATTGTCAAAATTTGACGCGAGAATTATCAACTTCGATTCACAGGAAAAAGCATCCATTGTCGCCAAGATAAAATTGAAACATAAGGATGAAATTGTAAACGCTTTAAGCAACTTACAGTTTGTAGAGTATACATTATAA
- the ribD gene encoding bifunctional diaminohydroxyphosphoribosylaminopyrimidine deaminase/5-amino-6-(5-phosphoribosylamino)uracil reductase RibD: MQDEFYIKRCIELAQKAIGNTYPNPLVGSVIVHNGKIIGEGYHHKAGEPHAEINAINSVKDKSLIPESTIYVSLEPCAHYGKTPPCALKIKELGFKKVVIGAMDSHDKVNGKGKKIIQDAGIEAVSGILEKECIELNKRFFTYHEKKRPYIILKWAESGDGFLDKDFKPTSISNVLVNQFAHQLRADEHAILVGTQTALNDNPSLTVRNVEGTNPVRILIDFDLKVPQSFSIYNTEAKTLVFNFTKEESKENIHFIRIEKENFLPDLMNALYQEQIQSVIIEGGRFTLQQFINTNLWDEAIIIKNENLKLENGTPAPDFNFKPGKIENFRDNIVEFYHNK; the protein is encoded by the coding sequence ATGCAAGACGAATTTTACATTAAAAGATGCATCGAACTGGCTCAAAAAGCTATCGGAAACACCTATCCTAATCCTTTGGTAGGAAGCGTAATTGTTCACAATGGAAAAATAATCGGTGAAGGCTATCATCATAAAGCAGGAGAACCTCATGCAGAAATTAATGCCATCAATTCCGTAAAAGACAAAAGCCTGATCCCCGAATCTACCATTTACGTTTCATTGGAGCCTTGTGCCCATTACGGAAAAACACCACCCTGCGCTTTGAAAATTAAAGAATTAGGATTCAAAAAGGTGGTCATCGGTGCGATGGATTCTCATGACAAAGTAAACGGAAAGGGGAAAAAAATCATTCAGGATGCAGGGATTGAAGCTGTTTCCGGGATTCTGGAGAAAGAATGCATCGAGCTAAATAAAAGATTTTTCACCTACCACGAAAAGAAAAGACCTTATATCATTCTGAAATGGGCAGAATCCGGTGACGGATTTTTGGATAAAGATTTCAAGCCTACCTCTATTTCTAATGTTTTGGTGAATCAATTTGCCCATCAATTAAGAGCAGACGAACACGCTATTTTGGTGGGAACCCAAACCGCTTTGAATGACAATCCGAGCTTAACCGTAAGAAATGTAGAAGGTACAAATCCTGTCAGGATCTTAATTGATTTTGACTTGAAAGTCCCTCAAAGTTTCAGCATTTATAACACCGAAGCTAAAACTTTAGTTTTCAATTTCACAAAAGAGGAAAGCAAAGAAAATATTCATTTCATTAGAATTGAAAAAGAAAATTTCCTACCCGACCTAATGAATGCTTTATACCAAGAACAGATTCAATCTGTGATTATTGAAGGCGGAAGGTTTACTTTACAACAGTTCATCAATACTAATCTATGGGATGAAGCCATTATCATTAAAAATGAAAATCTAAAACTGGAAAATGGAACTCCGGCTCCTGATTTTAATTTTAAACCTGGTAAAATCGAAAATTTCAGGGATAATATTGTTGAATTTTACCATAATAAGTAA
- a CDS encoding GNAT family N-acetyltransferase, translating to MSKVSIIEVKTPDQSKKFVRFPMDLYKNNPYYVPAFINDEINIWNPKQNPALQYSEAKQFLAYKNNALVGRIALIINHKEEKELGIRKVRFGWIDFVDDEEVSQALIQTAIDFAKEKNIDRIEGPMGFTNLDKAGMLTLGYDKLATMIGIYNSEYYPKHLEKLGLVKEKEWVEFEIMFPDTLPEKIYKFNELISQKYHLKVLRFKTKEEILPYADAMFDLLDETYKHLSTYTPISDEQRKTYKEKYFPLLDKDFIICIVDENNHLISFAITMPSYSKALQKSKGKLWPFGWWHFLRAGKKNDRANFYLIGIHPDYQRRGVTSIIFKEIWDVFNKKGVKYLETNPELEENKSIQLLWQDYNPVNHKRRRTYSLNMSNE from the coding sequence ATGTCGAAAGTTTCCATTATTGAAGTAAAAACTCCGGATCAATCAAAGAAATTTGTTCGATTTCCAATGGATTTATATAAAAACAATCCTTACTATGTTCCCGCATTCATCAATGATGAAATTAACATTTGGAATCCCAAGCAAAATCCTGCTCTTCAATATTCTGAAGCTAAACAGTTTTTAGCCTATAAAAACAATGCTCTTGTCGGAAGAATAGCCCTGATAATCAACCATAAAGAGGAAAAAGAATTAGGAATCAGGAAAGTACGTTTCGGATGGATCGATTTTGTAGACGATGAGGAAGTTTCACAGGCATTAATTCAAACTGCGATAGATTTTGCAAAAGAAAAAAACATCGACCGTATTGAAGGTCCAATGGGTTTCACCAATCTGGACAAAGCCGGAATGCTGACATTAGGTTATGACAAATTGGCAACCATGATCGGAATTTATAACAGTGAGTATTATCCGAAGCATCTTGAAAAATTAGGTTTGGTAAAAGAAAAAGAATGGGTAGAATTTGAAATCATGTTCCCCGATACTTTACCTGAAAAAATCTACAAATTCAACGAACTGATTTCCCAAAAGTATCATCTAAAAGTTTTAAGATTTAAGACGAAGGAAGAAATTTTACCTTATGCTGATGCCATGTTTGATCTTTTGGATGAAACTTACAAGCACCTTTCAACCTACACCCCAATTTCCGATGAGCAAAGAAAAACGTATAAAGAGAAATACTTCCCCCTTCTTGATAAGGATTTTATTATTTGTATCGTAGATGAAAACAACCATCTGATTTCGTTTGCCATCACCATGCCTTCTTATTCTAAAGCATTACAGAAATCGAAAGGAAAATTATGGCCTTTCGGATGGTGGCATTTCCTTAGAGCCGGAAAGAAAAACGACAGAGCTAATTTTTATTTGATCGGAATTCACCCTGATTACCAGAGACGTGGTGTGACTTCAATTATTTTTAAAGAGATCTGGGATGTTTTCAATAAAAAAGGAGTAAAATACCTGGAAACCAATCCGGAATTGGAGGAAAATAAGAGCATCCAGCTGCTATGGCAGGATTACAACCCCGTAAATCATAAAAGAAGAAGAACCTATTCCCTGAATATGAGTAATGAGTAA
- a CDS encoding zinc metallopeptidase: protein MLDYYIIIGVSMLVSWWVSSRLKSKFAYYSNVHLRNGLSGKEVAEKMLRDNGITDVQVISVPGQLTDHYNPENKTVNLSEAVYMQRNAAAAAVAAHECGHAVQHAKGYSMLQLRSKLVPVVNISSNLMQFVLIVGLGIMVATRSIDNPNGNTLVLAIGVIMFAFTTLFAFVTLPVEYDASNRAMKWLKDTGTVTSEEYVGVQDSLKWAARTYVVAAIGSLAQLLYWASLLMGGRRD, encoded by the coding sequence ATGTTAGATTATTATATTATTATAGGGGTATCCATGCTGGTAAGTTGGTGGGTATCATCCAGGTTGAAATCAAAATTCGCCTATTATTCCAATGTGCATCTCAGAAACGGGCTCTCAGGAAAGGAAGTGGCAGAGAAAATGCTAAGAGATAACGGGATTACGGATGTTCAGGTAATTTCAGTTCCGGGGCAATTAACAGACCATTACAACCCGGAAAATAAAACGGTAAATCTTTCTGAGGCTGTTTATATGCAGAGAAATGCAGCAGCGGCGGCAGTTGCGGCACATGAATGCGGTCATGCCGTTCAACATGCCAAAGGATATTCTATGCTTCAGCTGCGTTCAAAATTAGTTCCTGTGGTTAATATCAGTTCTAATTTGATGCAGTTTGTTCTTATTGTGGGGCTTGGTATTATGGTGGCTACAAGAAGTATTGATAACCCGAACGGCAATACACTGGTTTTAGCAATAGGAGTGATCATGTTTGCATTTACAACATTATTTGCATTTGTGACACTTCCTGTGGAATATGATGCAAGTAACAGAGCGATGAAATGGTTGAAAGATACCGGAACGGTGACTTCCGAAGAATATGTCGGAGTTCAGGATAGTTTAAAATGGGCAGCGAGAACGTATGTTGTTGCCGCTATCGGTTCGTTGGCTCAGCTTCTTTATTGGGCGTCTTTGCTTATGGGCGGAAGAAGAGATTAA
- a CDS encoding NADH-quinone oxidoreductase subunit A, producing the protein MNLPESYIPILIQAGVAVAFVAVSLLGAHFLGPKQKKGNSVKNQSWECGVPVEGNARTPFSIKYFLTAVLFVLFDIEIVFFYPYAVNFREFGMEGFLAVLTFVAIFFMAFFYVWKRGALDWDK; encoded by the coding sequence ATGAATTTACCTGAAAGTTATATTCCAATCCTTATACAAGCAGGTGTTGCGGTAGCATTCGTAGCCGTTTCATTGCTTGGAGCGCATTTTTTAGGTCCAAAACAGAAGAAAGGAAATTCTGTAAAAAACCAAAGCTGGGAATGTGGTGTCCCGGTAGAAGGAAATGCAAGAACGCCGTTTTCTATCAAATACTTTTTGACAGCGGTATTATTCGTATTATTCGATATTGAAATCGTATTTTTTTATCCATATGCAGTTAACTTCAGAGAATTCGGAATGGAAGGATTCCTGGCTGTGCTTACCTTCGTAGCGATTTTCTTCATGGCATTTTTCTATGTCTGGAAACGTGGCGCATTAGATTGGGATAAATAA
- a CDS encoding DUF349 domain-containing protein, whose translation MTTENNLSENEEKKNTPEVSPQNPSEETLSSHEPPHDEETDSAEDHEEEVEISLTDALKEMEKIINMPNAGENFKKFNLLKEKASHYIHDETEDKKHEYVEAGNAPENFSYEHPSQAKFSALVNIFKEKHDTYQKGQEEDQKKSLEHRQNIIERLKNLYTNSEPGTNLFKSIREIKEEWSKAGQVAKSEFKILNNNYFHHLNQFYQMLDLNKEFLEQEYGHNLEKRQHIIERAKELENEPVIQKALNELQYLHKLWKEEAEPVAEEFREKTWEEFKEISNKIHERKSELSAAIESEQSINLEKKNQIIAEIKKLSEPSEASNHSYWQNAIRRVEDLRSEFLKTGSVPRKLSNQNWNDFKTTLRSFNTTKNNYYKSLKGSQQNHLEEKLKLIQTAKDNMNNEEWDISVPLFKKLQEDWKKIGHVPKSMTNKIWDEFRDACNTFFNNYREKSNTSTDNWKENYKNKKELLEELKTVSNEDGSIEKIEAIKTAWNNIGKVPRDKISINTEFNKALREKLKLNKINELELKEEGLSENQLTDKARKIKSQISDLEAEIVKLENNLSFFNKPSRENPLLKDTYNTIDEKKAHLETLRQNLHSIIAGE comes from the coding sequence ATGACTACAGAAAACAATCTTTCTGAAAACGAAGAAAAGAAAAACACTCCCGAAGTATCTCCACAGAATCCATCAGAAGAAACCCTTTCTTCTCATGAGCCTCCTCATGATGAAGAGACAGATTCTGCAGAAGACCACGAAGAAGAGGTTGAAATTTCTTTGACGGATGCTTTAAAGGAAATGGAAAAAATCATCAACATGCCTAATGCCGGTGAAAATTTCAAAAAATTCAATCTTTTAAAGGAAAAAGCAAGTCATTACATTCATGATGAAACAGAGGATAAAAAGCATGAATATGTAGAAGCCGGAAATGCTCCTGAAAACTTCAGCTACGAACATCCTTCTCAAGCCAAGTTTTCCGCTTTGGTAAATATCTTCAAAGAAAAGCACGATACTTACCAAAAAGGTCAGGAAGAAGATCAGAAGAAAAGTCTTGAACATCGTCAAAATATTATTGAACGACTTAAAAACCTGTATACCAATTCCGAGCCCGGAACGAATCTTTTCAAATCGATCCGTGAAATCAAAGAGGAATGGTCTAAAGCAGGACAGGTTGCTAAATCTGAATTTAAAATTCTTAACAACAATTATTTCCATCATCTGAACCAGTTTTATCAAATGCTGGATTTAAATAAAGAATTTCTTGAACAAGAATATGGTCATAATCTGGAGAAAAGACAGCACATTATAGAACGTGCCAAAGAACTGGAAAATGAACCCGTGATCCAAAAAGCTTTGAATGAGCTTCAGTACCTTCACAAACTTTGGAAAGAGGAAGCTGAGCCTGTTGCTGAAGAATTCCGTGAAAAAACATGGGAGGAGTTCAAAGAAATTTCCAACAAAATACATGAAAGAAAATCGGAACTTTCTGCTGCTATAGAATCTGAACAAAGCATTAATCTAGAAAAGAAAAACCAGATTATTGCTGAAATCAAAAAACTTTCAGAACCTTCAGAAGCCTCTAATCATAGTTACTGGCAAAATGCCATCCGAAGAGTTGAAGATCTTCGTTCAGAATTCTTAAAAACCGGAAGTGTTCCAAGAAAATTATCCAATCAAAACTGGAATGACTTCAAAACTACATTAAGAAGTTTCAATACGACTAAAAATAATTATTATAAATCCTTGAAAGGTTCTCAACAGAATCACCTGGAAGAAAAATTAAAACTCATCCAGACAGCTAAGGATAATATGAATAATGAAGAATGGGACATTTCAGTACCATTATTCAAAAAACTCCAGGAAGACTGGAAAAAAATCGGTCACGTTCCTAAAAGCATGACTAACAAAATCTGGGATGAGTTCCGTGATGCCTGCAATACATTTTTCAACAATTACAGAGAAAAAAGCAATACTTCCACAGATAACTGGAAAGAAAATTATAAAAACAAAAAAGAGCTTCTTGAAGAACTGAAAACGGTTTCCAATGAAGACGGCAGTATCGAAAAGATCGAAGCAATTAAAACTGCCTGGAATAATATCGGAAAAGTTCCTAGGGATAAGATCTCCATCAACACCGAATTCAACAAAGCTCTGAGAGAGAAACTGAAGCTGAATAAAATCAACGAGCTTGAACTTAAAGAAGAAGGCCTGTCTGAAAACCAGCTTACCGATAAAGCAAGAAAAATCAAGAGCCAGATTTCTGACCTTGAAGCTGAAATCGTAAAACTGGAGAATAACTTGTCGTTCTTCAATAAACCATCGAGAGAAAACCCTCTATTGAAGGACACTTACAACACTATCGATGAGAAAAAAGCTCATTTAGAAACATTAAGACAAAATCTTCACAGCATTATTGCAGGAGAATAA
- the nuoE gene encoding complex I 24 kDa subunit family protein, whose amino-acid sequence MSETIAFKPESLAQVHKIIARYPEGRQKSALLPVLHLAQKEFGGWLDVPVMDYVAELLSIKPIEVYEVATFYTMFNMKPVGKYVLEVCRTGPCMVCGSEKILDHIRTKLNIKDGQTTEDGMFTLKPAECLGACGYAPMMQLGKFFHENLTIEKVDEILDLCREGQVDLG is encoded by the coding sequence ATGAGCGAGACAATAGCTTTTAAACCGGAAAGTTTAGCACAGGTACACAAAATTATCGCAAGATATCCTGAAGGAAGACAAAAGTCTGCCCTTCTTCCTGTACTTCATTTGGCACAGAAAGAATTCGGAGGATGGTTAGACGTTCCCGTGATGGATTATGTTGCTGAATTATTAAGTATTAAGCCGATTGAAGTATATGAAGTGGCTACTTTTTATACAATGTTCAACATGAAGCCGGTTGGTAAATATGTTTTGGAAGTTTGCAGAACGGGACCTTGTATGGTTTGCGGAAGCGAAAAAATCCTTGATCATATCAGAACCAAACTGAACATTAAAGACGGGCAGACTACGGAAGACGGAATGTTCACATTAAAGCCAGCAGAATGTTTGGGAGCTTGTGGATATGCACCGATGATGCAGTTAGGAAAATTCTTTCATGAAAATTTAACGATAGAAAAAGTTGACGAAATCCTTGATCTTTGCAGAGAAGGACAGGTTGATTTGGGCTAA
- a CDS encoding NADH-quinone oxidoreductase subunit B, with protein sequence MSDNKPVIRTDAPAPEGFEGEGFFATKLSSVIGMARKFSLWPLPFATSCCGIEFMATLNPTYDASRFGMERNSFSPRQADMLMVCGTISKKLGPVLKEVYTQMAEPKWVVAVGACASSGGIFDTYSVLQGIDKIIPVDVYVPGCPPRPEQIIEGVMQVQALAESESIRRRDMPEYQKLLDSYNISN encoded by the coding sequence ATGTCAGATAACAAACCAGTAATAAGAACAGATGCACCTGCTCCGGAAGGATTTGAAGGAGAAGGGTTTTTCGCAACGAAACTGAGCAGTGTAATCGGGATGGCCAGAAAGTTTTCACTTTGGCCCTTGCCTTTTGCAACCTCTTGTTGTGGTATCGAGTTTATGGCTACCCTGAACCCGACGTATGATGCTTCAAGATTTGGTATGGAAAGAAACTCTTTCTCGCCAAGACAGGCAGATATGCTGATGGTTTGCGGAACTATATCTAAGAAATTAGGCCCAGTCCTAAAAGAAGTTTACACTCAGATGGCAGAGCCGAAATGGGTGGTAGCAGTTGGAGCTTGTGCTTCCAGCGGTGGTATTTTTGATACGTATTCAGTATTACAAGGAATCGATAAAATTATCCCTGTGGATGTATACGTTCCGGGATGTCCTCCAAGACCGGAGCAGATTATCGAAGGTGTAATGCAGGTTCAGGCTTTGGCAGAAAGCGAAAGCATCAGAAGAAGAGATATGCCTGAATACCAAAAATTATTAGATTCTTACAACATAAGCAACTAA
- the nuoD gene encoding NADH dehydrogenase (quinone) subunit D yields MKDNSLSNILNQYESKEQIDGQLYTLNLGPTHPATHGIFQNILTMDGERILHAEQTVGYIHRAFEKISERRNYSQITTLTDRMNYCSAPINNLGWHMTVEKLIGVKVPKRVDYMRVILMELARIGDHLICNGVTGMDSGAITGLTYMFIERERIYDMYEQICGARMTTNMGRIGGFERDFTPKFHELLQDFLKTFPPRFKEFCTLLERNRIFMDRTIGAGAISAERALSYGFTGPNLRAAGVDYDVRVAQPYSSYEDFDFIIPVGTSGDTYDRFMVRQQEIWESIKIIKQAYENLPEGPFHADVPDFYLPEKADVYQKMEALIYHFKIVMGETDVPKGEVYHAVEGGNGELGFYLVSDGGRSPYRLHFRRPCFIYYQAYPEMITGSVISDAIVTMCSMNIIAGELDA; encoded by the coding sequence ATGAAAGATAACTCATTATCTAATATACTAAACCAATACGAAAGTAAGGAGCAGATTGACGGTCAGTTGTACACCCTCAATTTAGGACCCACTCACCCTGCAACGCACGGGATTTTCCAGAATATCTTAACGATGGACGGGGAAAGAATTCTTCACGCTGAGCAAACTGTGGGATACATCCACAGAGCATTTGAGAAAATTTCTGAAAGAAGAAACTATTCTCAGATCACTACCCTTACCGACCGTATGAACTACTGTTCTGCACCGATCAATAATTTAGGATGGCATATGACCGTTGAAAAGCTGATCGGGGTTAAAGTTCCAAAACGTGTAGATTACATGCGTGTCATTTTAATGGAACTGGCAAGAATCGGTGACCACTTGATCTGTAACGGGGTAACTGGAATGGACTCCGGAGCAATTACCGGTCTTACATATATGTTCATCGAAAGAGAACGTATTTATGATATGTACGAGCAGATTTGCGGTGCGAGAATGACAACCAATATGGGAAGAATTGGAGGTTTTGAAAGAGATTTCACTCCAAAGTTCCATGAGTTATTACAGGATTTCCTTAAAACTTTCCCGCCAAGATTCAAAGAATTCTGTACTTTATTGGAAAGAAACAGGATTTTCATGGACAGAACCATCGGAGCAGGAGCAATTTCTGCAGAAAGAGCGTTAAGCTACGGTTTCACAGGTCCGAACTTACGTGCAGCAGGTGTGGATTATGATGTAAGAGTTGCACAGCCTTATTCTTCTTACGAAGATTTCGACTTCATTATTCCGGTAGGAACTTCCGGTGACACTTACGACCGTTTCATGGTTCGTCAGCAGGAAATCTGGGAATCTATAAAAATCATCAAGCAAGCCTACGAAAATCTTCCTGAAGGGCCGTTCCACGCGGATGTTCCTGATTTCTATCTTCCTGAAAAGGCAGATGTTTATCAGAAAATGGAAGCATTGATCTACCATTTCAAAATCGTAATGGGAGAAACGGATGTGCCTAAAGGTGAAGTTTACCACGCTGTAGAAGGTGGAAACGGAGAATTAGGGTTCTATTTAGTGAGTGATGGCGGAAGAAGTCCTTACAGACTACACTTCAGAAGACCATGTTTTATATACTACCAGGCTTATCCTGAAATGATTACAGGTTCTGTAATTTCAGACGCGATCGTGACGATGTGTAGTATGAATATTATTGCGGGAGAATTAGACGCATAA
- the nuoF gene encoding NADH-quinone oxidoreductase subunit NuoF: MSKKLLLKDAHIEGIRYFETYRKQGGYTAAEKALKMTPDEILEEVKVSGLRGRGGAGFPTGMKWSFLAKPEGVPRHLVVNADESEPGTFKDRYLMEFLPHLLIEGMLISSYCLGSNVSYIYIRGEYSWIPDILEEAIEEAKAAGFLGKNILGTGFDLEIYVQRGGGAYICGEETALLESLEGKRGNPRLKPPFPAVKGLWERPTVVNNVESIAAVVPIIDITGAEYAKIGVGRSTGTKLISACGNINKPGVYEIDMTITVEEFIYSDEYCGGIKDGKRLKACIPGGSSVPIVPANLLLKTVNGEPRYMNYESLADGGFATGTMMGSGGFIVLDEDQCIVDHTMTLARFYNHESCGQCTPCREGTGWMYKILKKIEKGEGKMEDIDLLWDIQRKIEGNTICPLGDAAAWPVAAAIRHFRDEFEWHIKNPELSQTQNYGIAHYADPIPAVEKNA; this comes from the coding sequence ATGAGTAAAAAACTTTTACTTAAAGACGCACATATAGAAGGTATCCGCTACTTTGAAACCTACCGTAAACAGGGAGGTTACACAGCTGCTGAAAAAGCCTTGAAAATGACACCGGACGAAATTCTTGAAGAAGTAAAGGTTTCTGGACTTCGCGGACGTGGTGGAGCAGGGTTCCCAACAGGGATGAAATGGAGCTTTTTGGCAAAACCGGAAGGTGTCCCAAGACACTTGGTGGTCAATGCCGATGAATCTGAGCCGGGAACTTTCAAAGACAGATATCTGATGGAGTTTCTTCCTCATTTATTGATCGAAGGAATGCTGATTTCATCTTACTGTTTAGGTTCAAATGTTTCTTATATCTACATCCGTGGAGAATATTCTTGGATTCCGGATATTTTGGAAGAAGCGATTGAAGAAGCCAAAGCAGCAGGATTTTTAGGTAAAAATATTTTAGGAACAGGTTTCGACTTAGAAATCTACGTTCAAAGAGGTGGCGGAGCATATATCTGCGGTGAAGAAACTGCATTGCTGGAATCTCTTGAAGGTAAAAGAGGGAACCCAAGACTAAAACCGCCATTCCCGGCTGTAAAAGGACTCTGGGAAAGACCGACGGTAGTTAATAACGTTGAATCTATTGCGGCGGTTGTTCCAATCATTGATATTACAGGAGCCGAATACGCTAAAATCGGTGTAGGAAGATCTACAGGTACAAAATTGATTTCTGCTTGTGGAAACATCAACAAGCCCGGAGTTTATGAAATCGACATGACAATCACTGTTGAAGAATTCATTTACTCTGATGAATATTGCGGAGGTATTAAAGACGGAAAAAGATTAAAAGCTTGTATCCCCGGAGGAAGCTCAGTTCCGATCGTTCCTGCCAATTTATTATTAAAGACCGTAAACGGAGAGCCAAGATACATGAACTATGAATCGCTGGCAGACGGTGGCTTTGCTACCGGTACCATGATGGGTTCAGGAGGTTTCATCGTATTGGATGAAGACCAATGTATCGTAGATCATACCATGACTTTGGCAAGATTCTATAATCACGAAAGTTGTGGACAATGTACTCCTTGCCGTGAAGGAACGGGATGGATGTACAAGATTTTAAAGAAAATCGAAAAGGGAGAAGGAAAAATGGAAGATATCGATCTGCTTTGGGATATCCAGAGAAAGATTGAAGGGAACACGATTTGTCCATTGGGTGATGCGGCAGCTTGGCCTGTTGCAGCAGCTATTCGTCATTTCAGAGATGAATTCGAATGGCACATTAAAAACCCTGAATTGTCTCAAACCCAAAATTACGGAATAGCACATTATGCAGATCCAATCCCTGCAGTAGAAAAGAACGCTTAG